TTCGATACGCTCCCGATCCTCTGGGACAACCTCCAAGTAATCCTTTACCGCAATCGTTTGGCCGTCCATGACAAAATGTTTAAATACCTCATCGTTCTCCAAACGATCAAGCACTTTTTTAAAAACATGAACAAGGTCGACACGGAATTGATGGTATGTTTTATACCACTCCCTATCCCAATGTGTGTGTGAAACCAGGAATGCGATCCTTGGATTGCTCACCCTCGCTCCTCCATTAATCATTGCGGGCCAAATCGATCAATTCCCTAACCGTTGTAGTCGCCACCGCGACCGAGGTATCCGCCGCGCCATAGTAAACGAGGACCCGGCTGTCCGGCTTTGCAAAACCCTCATCGTCATATTCATCCACAATAATACCGCTTGGGAAGACAACATTAGGCACCTGGCCGATGAGTTCATACTCCGCGCGGGGCTCAAGGATGTTGTTCCGACTGCGGCCGAGAATGACAAGCGGCGTCTTTAAATCCATTAGAATCACCCCTGCCTGATATATATTCACACTATCAAAATGCCGGGCAATTCCATGATAGAGAAGGATCCAACCCTCTCTTGTTTTAATCGGTGGAGGTCCCGCCCCGATATCCTCATCCCAGTAATGATGCCGGCCTGCGATCACTGTTCCCTGGGACCGCCAATTGACCATATCAAGAGATGTTGAAAGAACAATCCTGGACCCGGATGAAATATCCCCTGCCACCGGATTTCTATTGGGGCGGTCCAACCTGGTGTACAAGCCGCCGATCCTTTCGGAAAACAAAACACCGTTTCGATTGGGCTCATCGGAGACAATGCCGATAAAATCAAAATCTTCGAAGTTGGTCGTTCTTGCAAGGCCCAATAGACAGTTGCGGTTCATGTCCATCGCAAAGATCACATAGAAAACCCTGTCTATTTCCGTGATTCTCGGATCATAGACATGAAAGACCTTTTCCCGAAGTCTATCAAACCCATTGAACCGGACCACCTTGGAACAGACCTGAAATTCAAACCCGTCCGTGCTCTCCGCCATGCATAAATAGGTTCTTCTGCCCCGGGTTTGAACGCGCAGCATGAGTTTAATACAACCTTTATACTTCACCGCTCCCGGATTAAAAACCGATGTCGGATCCAGAATATATGGTGGTATGTCCGGGATGTCCTTGCGGGTCAAAATGGGGTTCTTCTCGTATCTGGCCAGGCTCATATTGATTCCATTATCTTTAATCGTTTGATTCTTCTCTGACAACGCCGTCGTCGCCTACGTCCCGCTTTAACGTCTTGAGACGGCCGAACATTGCCCCAAGATTATGCATCCCACCGATTGTAAACCAAATGACGACAAAGAGACATATAACAACATTATAATAAAAGTAGAATTTCCAGAATTCCGCCCATTTGGAATCTTCCACCTGATGCGTGAGATTATAGACCGTCCCGGCGATGAAAACCAGAATCCATATTCCGGTTACGGCATAGGTGGCGATATAGATCACCCTATCTCCCCTGGTGAATTCCTTGCCCATCCCAAGGATCTTAAACCCACTACGGGGCGCTTCATTGATGATTTTGGTTTCCCCGGTCGCATATTTCCCACGATGAAGCAGTTTGTCGAGATCGGCGTCCTTTCCCTTCCCCAATAAGGAGACCAGAACATATATAATGGATGAAGCACCCATGGCGATCGCCCAAAACTGCTGTCCGTTAATTGGAAAATCATCTGTGAGCTGGTGAATAATAATACCGCCGACGGCTATCGTCGACCCGGTAAGCAGGGCGCTCCATGCGCCGGCCGTTGTTCCCTTTTTCCAGTACAATCCCCCGATGATGACGGCGCCGGAGCCGCCGGCAAAGATGGCTCCTGTGATGGCGAAGAAGAGAAAAATATACTGGCTCTGTTGGAAAACAAGGCTGAAAAAAAAGATAAAGACGGCAACGCCAACGATGGACAGCCTGAGGGCTCTCAGATGGTGTTTTTCAGAGAATGGCTCTTTCCGAAAAGGCATGATGACATCTTGGATAAAGATGCTGCCCCACGAATGAAGATAGGTGTCATGCGTGCTGATAAAAGCACCGAGCATGACGGCGGCGAAGGCGCCCATGAGCCCGACCGGCAACAGCTTGGTCAACATCAAGGGTGTTCTAAGCTGATTTTGGATGGCTTCATTCTCCAGGCCCGTCAATGTGGCATTAACCGACTCAGCGATTCCGGAAAACTCCGGATGATGCATGACGGTATAGCAAATGATGGGGACAAAGAGAAGAAAGAGGTTTTGAGGATACCCCCTCCAGTTATTCAAAACCCCGCTCATCTTTGCTTCATGGGCGCTGTGCGCTGAAGCATTGTACGCCTGAGTTCCCTGCCAGGACATCGCCCCATAAAAAACACCGAAAACACCGATCAAAAAATACCAGAGATTAAAATCCTCAACATGGCTTGTTTTAAATGGATTTATCAATGAAGCGTTTTCCGGGGCCATAGAGAGCGCCTCAATAACTTGCGTCCAATCGACCTTTACGAAGAGGAAAAGAACCAGAAGGATAAAGATCACATTAACAAAAATGCCTTGGAGAAAATCGGTGACAATAACTGCGATCTGACCGCCCGAGAAGACAAAATAGAGGGAAATGCTCAGTAATACCGCCATAATAAGGGGAAATGAAGGAATTATCAGACCCCAGAGGGTGAATTGTTGCGGAATCCCGCAGAAGTATATAAAAAAGCGGGCGCCGACGGCCGGGAATATCCCAAAATTGATCAAGCCGGAAAGAAAGGCTATGAGACCGGCGAATATTCGGAAGCTCTTGCTGTAACGCATTTCAAAGAATTGGGCCAGCGTCAAGGCTCGAGTCTGCCTGAATCTGTAAACAACCCATCCCGATACCGTAATGATAAGGATAAAGACCGACATCGTAAATCCCCACCACGTCATCGAAAACCCAGCGACATAATTCATCTCAAGAAGCCCGACAATCGTTATGGCTCCAAGCCCCGCCAAGCCCCCGGATATCGAGATAATATATCGTCCGGCGGTCCGGCCCGCGGCCAAGAAATCA
This window of the Candidatus Eisenbacteria bacterium genome carries:
- a CDS encoding glycoside hydrolase family 130 protein → MSEKNQTIKDNGINMSLARYEKNPILTRKDIPDIPPYILDPTSVFNPGAVKYKGCIKLMLRVQTRGRRTYLCMAESTDGFEFQVCSKVVRFNGFDRLREKVFHVYDPRITEIDRVFYVIFAMDMNRNCLLGLARTTNFEDFDFIGIVSDEPNRNGVLFSERIGGLYTRLDRPNRNPVAGDISSGSRIVLSTSLDMVNWRSQGTVIAGRHHYWDEDIGAGPPPIKTREGWILLYHGIARHFDSVNIYQAGVILMDLKTPLVILGRSRNNILEPRAEYELIGQVPNVVFPSGIIVDEYDDEGFAKPDSRVLVYYGAADTSVAVATTTVRELIDLARND
- a CDS encoding sodium:solute symporter; translation: MNMALVDWLIVFLTMASMIGAVIVSKKHMTSVADFLAAGRTAGRYIISISGGLAGLGAITIVGLLEMNYVAGFSMTWWGFTMSVFILIITVSGWVVYRFRQTRALTLAQFFEMRYSKSFRIFAGLIAFLSGLINFGIFPAVGARFFIYFCGIPQQFTLWGLIIPSFPLIMAVLLSISLYFVFSGGQIAVIVTDFLQGIFVNVIFILLVLFLFVKVDWTQVIEALSMAPENASLINPFKTSHVEDFNLWYFLIGVFGVFYGAMSWQGTQAYNASAHSAHEAKMSGVLNNWRGYPQNLFLLFVPIICYTVMHHPEFSGIAESVNATLTGLENEAIQNQLRTPLMLTKLLPVGLMGAFAAVMLGAFISTHDTYLHSWGSIFIQDVIMPFRKEPFSEKHHLRALRLSIVGVAVFIFFFSLVFQQSQYIFLFFAITGAIFAGGSGAVIIGGLYWKKGTTAGAWSALLTGSTIAVGGIIIHQLTDDFPINGQQFWAIAMGASSIIYVLVSLLGKGKDADLDKLLHRGKYATGETKIINEAPRSGFKILGMGKEFTRGDRVIYIATYAVTGIWILVFIAGTVYNLTHQVEDSKWAEFWKFYFYYNVVICLFVVIWFTIGGMHNLGAMFGRLKTLKRDVGDDGVVREESND